taaaagactctgttgcttttcctgagaagcaatggtgacttcctacAGTGAGAGGtgcttaattaataaaagactctGGTGCTTTTCCTgaaaagcaatggtgacttcctccagtgagaggtccttaattaataaaagaccccgttgcatttcctgagaagcaatggtgacttcttgcagtgagaggtccttaattaataaaagaccctgttgcttttcctgagatgcAATGGTGACTTTgttcagtgagaggtccttaattaataaaagaccctgttgcttttcctgagaagcaatagtgacttcctccagtgagaggtccttgatTAATAAAAGactctgttgcttttcctgagaagcaatggcgaCTTCTTCCTGTGAAAGGTCCTTGATTAatgaaagaccctgttgctttttcctgagaagcaatggtgacttcgtccagtgagaggtccttaattaattaaAGACCTTGTTgcatttcctgagaagcaatggtgactttttccagtgagaggtccttaattaataaaagaccctgttgcttttcctgagaagtaaTAGTGACtttctccagtgagaggtccttgatTAATAAAAGactctgttgcttttcctgagatgcAATGGCGACTCTGTGCTGTGAAAGGTCTTTGATTAatgaaagaccctgttgctttttcctgagaagcaatggtgacttcttccagtgagaggtccttaattaataaaagaccctgttgcttttcctgagatgcAATGGTAactttgtccagtgagaggtccttaattaataaatgaccctgttgcttttcctgaaaagcaatagtgacttcctccagtgagaggtccttgatTAATAAAAGactctgttgcttttcctgagaagcaatggcgaCTTTGTGCTGTGAAAGGTCCTTGATTAATGAAAGGCCCTGTTgctttttcctgagaagcaatagtgacttcgtccagtgagaggtccttgattaatgaaagaccctgttgcatttcctgagaagcaatggtgacttcttccagtgagaggtccttaattgataaaagaccctgttgcatttcctgagaagcaatagtgacttcctccagtgagaggtccttgatTAATAAAAGactctgttgcttttcctgagaagcaatggcgaCTTTGTGCTGTGAAAGGTCCTTGATTAatgaaagaccctgttgctttttcctgagaagcaatggtgacttcgtccagtgagaggtccttgattaatgaaagaccctgttacatttcctgagaagcaatggtgacttcttccagtgagaggtccttaattaataaaagaccctgttgcttttcctgagaagcaatagtgacttcctccagtgagaggtccttgatTAATAAAAGactctgttgcttttcctgagaagcaatggctacttcgtgctgtgaaaggtccttgattaatgaaagaccctgttgctttttcctgagaagcaatggtgactttgtccagtgagaggtccttaattaataaaagaccctgttgcttttcctgagatgcAATGGTAACTTTGTCTAGTGAGatgtccttaattaataaaagaccctgttgcttttcctgagaagcaatggtgacttcctccagtgagaggtccttaatcaGTAAAGGACTCTGTTGCTTTTCTGAGAAGCAATGGCGACTTCATGCTGTGAAAGGTCCTTGAATAATGAAAGAcggtgttgcttttcctgagaagcaatggtgccTTCGTCAAGTGAGAAGTTTTAAactgataaaagaccctgttgcttttcctgagaagcaatggttacTTCGTCCATTGTAAGGTCCTTAATTGATGAAAAACCCTGTTGCtcttcctgagaagcaatggtgacttcttgATGTGAAAGGTTcttcattaataaaagaccctgttgcttttccctgagaagcaatggtgacttcctccagtgagaggtccttaattaataaaagaccctgttgcttttcctgagaagcaatggtgacttcttccagtgagaggtccttaattgataaaagaccctgttgcttttcctgagaagcaatggtgactttgtgctgtgaaaggtgcttcattaacaaaagaccctgttgctttccctgagaagcaatggtgacgtCCTCCATTGAGAGGTCCtcaattaataaaagaccctgttgtttttcctgagaagcaatggtgacttcgtccagtgagaggtccttaattaataaaagaccctgttgcttttcctgagatgcAATGGTAactttgtccagtgagaggtccttaattaataaaagaccctgttgcttttcctgagaagcaatggcgaCTTTGTGCTGTGAAAGGTCCTTGATTAatgaaagaccctgttgctttttcctgagaagcaatggtgacttcgtccagtgagaggtccttgattaatgaaagaccctgttgcatttcctgagaagcaatggtgacttcttccagtgagaggtccttaattaataaaagaccctgttgcatttcctgagaagcaatagtgacttcctccagtgagaggtccttgatTAATAAAAGactctgttgcttttcctgagaagcaatggcgaCTTTGTGCTGTGAAAGGTCCTTGATTAatgaaagaccctgttgctttttcctgagaagcaatggtgacttcgtccagtgagaggtccttgattaatgaaagaccctgttacatttcctgagaagcaatggtgacttcttccagtgagaggtccttaattaataaaagaccctgttgcttttcctgagaagcaatagtgacttcctccagtgagaggtccttgatTAATAAAAGactctgttgcttttcctgagaagcaatggctacttcgtgctgtgaaaggtccttgattaatgaaagaccctgttgctttttccTGAGATGCAATGGTgactttgtccagtgagaggtccttaattaataaaagaccctgttgcttttcctgagatgcAATGGTAACTTTGTCTAGTGAGATGTCCTTaaataataaaagaccctgttgcttttcctgagaagcaatggtaaattcctccagtgagaggtccttaatcaATAAAGGACTCTGTTGCTTTTCTTGAAAAGCAATGGCGACTTCATGCTGTGAAAGGTCCTTGAATAATGAAAGAccgtgttgcttttcctgagaagcaatggtgccTTCGTCAAGTGAGAAGTTTTAAactgataaaagaccctgttgcttttcctgagaagcaatggttacTTCGTCCATTGTAAGGTCCTTAATTGATGAAAAACCCTGTTGCtcttcctgagaagcaatggtgacttcttgCTGTGACAGGTTcttcattaataaaagaccctgttgcttttctgagaagcaatggtgacttcctccagtgagaggtccttaattaataaaagaccctgttgcttttcctgagaagcaatggtgacttcgtccagtgagaggtctttAATTGATAAAAGACAGTGTTACTTTTCCTGAGtaacaatggtgacttcgtccagtgaaaggtccttcattaataaaagaccatgttgcttttcctgagaagcaatggtgacttcgtcctgtgagaggtccttaattgataaaagaccttgttgcttttcctgagaagcaatggtgacttcgtcctgtgAAAGATCCTAAAATTACTGAATGACTCGGAtgtttttcctgagaagcaattgtGACCTCGACCAGTGagagttcttttattaaaaaaagacaCTGTTGCTTTTCCCAAGAAGGAATGGTGACCTCTATCTGTAAaaagtccttaattaataaaaaaaaaaccggttgTTTTTCCTGAGAATCAACGGTGACTTCGTCCTGTGAGAGGACCTTGATTAGTAGAAGACCCTGTtgtttttcctgagaagcaatggtgacttcttccagtgggaggtccttaattaataaaagaccctattCCTTTTCTGAAAAGCAATGCTGACttcatccagtgagaggtccttaattaataaaagtccCTATTTCATTTTCTTGAGAAGGAATgctgacttcgtccagtgagaggacCTTAATTAATAAAAGTCCCTATTCCTTTTCCTGGGAAGCAATGCTAACTTCGTCCATTGAGAGgatcttaattaataaaagacctcGTTGCTTTTCCTTAGAAGCAATTGTGAGTTCTcttgtgagaggtccttaattaataaaagaccctgttgcttttcctgagaagcaatggtgaattcgtccagtgagaggtccttaattaataaaagaccctgtttttTTTcgtgagaagcaatggtgacttcttccAGTGAGAGGATCTTAATTAATAAAAGTCCCTATTCCTTTTCTTGAAAAGAATgctgacttcgtccagtgagaggacCTTAATTAATAAAAGTCCCTATTCCTTTTCCTGGAAGCAATGCTAACTTCGTCCATTGAGAggtcttaattaataaaagacctcGTTGCTTTTCCTTAGAAGCAATGTGAGTTCTcttgtgagaggtccttaattaataaaagactctgttgcttttcctgagaagcaatggtgattcgtccagtgagaggtccttaattaataaaagaccctgttttttttcctgagaagcaatggtgacttcgtccagtgagaggtccttaattactAAAAGACCCCGTTTCTTCTCTTGccaagcaatggtgacttcctcagTGAAGAGTCCTTCATTAActaaagaccctgttgcttttctgAGAAGCAATGGACCCCGTCCTATGAGAGGtctttaattgataaaagaccctgttgcttttcctgagaagcaatggtgacttcgtccagtgagaggtcttaattaataaaagactgtcacttttcctgagaagcaatggtgacttcgtccagtgagaggtccttcattaataaaagaccctgttgcttttcctgagaagcaatgtgaCTTGTCCAGTGAGAGgtctttaattaataaaagaccctgttttttcctgagaagcaatggtgattcgtccagtgagaggtccttaattaataaaagaccctattCCTTttctgagaagcaatggtgacttcatcCAGTGAGAggaccttaattaataaaagaccctgttccttttcctgagaagcaatggtgacttcgtccagtgagaggtccttaattaataaaagaccctgttgcttttcctgagaagcaatggtgacttcgtccagtgagaggtccttaattaataaaagacctgttgcttttcctgagaagcaatggtgagtTCTcttgtgagaggtccttaattaataaaagaccctgttgcttttcctgagaagcaatggtgattcgtccagtgagaggtccttaattaataaaagaccctgttttttgtgagaagcaatggtgacttcgtccagtgaggtCCTTAATTACTAAAAGACCCTGTTCTTTCTTGccaagcaatggtgacttcctcagTGAGAGGTCCTTCATTAataaagaccctgttgcttttcctgagaagcaatggtgaccgTCCTATGAGAGGtctttaattgataaaagacctgttgcttttcctgagaagcaatggtgagtTTGTcctgtgagaggtccttaattaataaaagactgtgcttttcctgagaagcaatgtgactttgttccagtgagaggtcctttattactaaaagaccctgttgcttttcctgagaagcaatagtgacttcatccagtgagaggtcctttattaataaaagaccctgttgcttttcctgagaagcaatggtgacttcgtcctgtgaaggtccttaattaataaagaccctgttgcttttcctgagaagcaatggtgacttcgtccagtgagaggtcctttattgtaaaagaccctgttgcttttcctgagaagcaatggtgacttcgccCAGTGAGAGGctttaattgataaaagaccctgttgcttttcctgagaagcaatgtgaCTTCGTAGTGAGAGGTcctttaattaataaaagacctgtTGCTTTTCctaagaagcaatggtgacttcgttcagtgagaggtccttaattaataaaagaccctgttgcttttcctgagaagcaatggtgacttcgtcctgtgAAGGTGcttattaataaaagaccctgttgcttttcctgagaagcaatggtgacttcgtccagtgagaggtccttcattaataaaagaccctgttgcttttcctgagaagcaatggtgacttcgtcctgtgagaggtgtttaattaataaaagaccctgttgcttttcctgagaagcaatggtgacttctccagtgagaggtccttaattaataaaagaccctgttgcttttcctgagaagcaatggtgacttcgtcctgtgagaggtccttattaataaaagaccctgttgcttttcctgaaaagcaatggtgacttcgtcctgtgagaggtccttaattaataaaagaccctgttgcttttctgagaagcaatggtgacttcgtctgTGAGAGGTCCTAATTACGAAAAGACTgttttttcctgagaagcaatgtgacttcgtccagtgagaggtcctttattaaaaaaagaccctgttgcttttcctgagaagcaatggtgacttcgtcctgtgagaggtccttaattaataaaagacctgttgcttttcctgagaacaatggtgacttcgtccagtgagaggtccttaattaataaaagacctgttgcttttcctgagaagcaatggtgacttcgtcctgtgagaggtccttattaataaaagaccctgttgcttttcctgagaagcaatggtgacttcgtcctgtgAGATCCTTAAttataaaagaccctgttgcttttcctgagaagcaatgtgaCTTgatcagtgagaggtccttaattaataaaagaccctgtttttCCTgggaagcaatggtgacttcgtcctgtagaggtccttaattaataaaagaccctgttgcttttcctgagaagcaatggtgacttcttccagtgagaggtccttaattaataaaagaccctgttgctttacgTGAGAAGCAATGTGACTTATCCAGTGAGAgaccttaattgataaaagaccctaTTGCTTTTCTTGAGAAGCAATGtttgacttcgtccagtgagaggtccttaattgataaaagaccctgttgcttttcctgagaagcaatggtgatttgtccagtgagaggtccttaattgataaaagaccctgttttTCGTGAGAAGCAatgtgacttcgtccagtgagaggtccttaattataaaagaccctgttgcttttctgAAGCAATGGTGACTtaatccagtgagaggtccttaattaataaaagaccctgttgcttt
This genomic stretch from Palaemon carinicauda isolate YSFRI2023 chromosome 21, ASM3689809v2, whole genome shotgun sequence harbors:
- the LOC137614815 gene encoding uncharacterized protein, whose amino-acid sequence is MDLSLDEVNIASHVKQQDLLSIKDLSLDEENIASHVKQQGLLSIKDLSLDEVNIASHVKQQGLLSIKDLSLDEVNIASHQQGLLSIKDLSLDEVNIASHVKQQGLLSIKDLSLDEVNIASHVKQQGLLSIKDLSLDEVNIASHVKQQGLLSIKDLSLDEVNIASHVKQQGLLSIKDLSLDEVNIASHVKQQGLLSIKDLSLDEVNIASHVKQQGLLSIKDLSLDEVNIASHHKVAIASQEKQQGLLLIKDLSLDKVTIASQEKQQGLLLIKDLSLDEVTIASQEKQQGLLLIEDLSMEDVTIASQGKQQGLLKKQQGLSLIKDLSQHKVAIASQEKQQSLLLIKDLSLEEVTIAFQEKQQGHLLIKDLSLDKVTIASQEKQQGLLLIKDLSLEEVTIASQEKATGSFINQRPFTAQSRHCISGKATESFINQGPLTGESHYYFSGKATGKKQQGLSLIKDLSQEEVAIASQEKQQSLLLIKDLSLEEVTIASQEKQQGLLLIKDLSLNKVTIASQEKQQGLLLIKDLSLQEVTIASQEMQRGLLLIKDLSLEEEKQQGLLLIKDRSQDEVPIASQEKLQGLLAIMDLSQDEITIASQEKKQGLLLMKDLSLDEVTIASQEK